The segment AAGAACATTTTCAATCTTCCATGGAAGAATTAAAACGTTTAGTAGAAACCGCACAAGGAGAAGTCATTGTTGAAAATATTCAACATCGAGAAGATATCGATCAAAAAACCGTGCTAGGAAAAGGAAAAATTGCGGAAATTCAAGAGCAAGTAATCGCAGAAAACATTGATCTTGTGGTGGTTAATACAAGTCTAACTCCTCGTCAATTAGCGAATTTAGAAGAAATTTTACCTTGCCGTGTAATTGACCGTACGCAATTGATTTTAGATATCTTTGCCTTACGTGCTCGTTCAAAAGAAGGAAAATTACAAGTCGCAAAAGCGCAAATTGATTATTTATTACCTCGTTTAACAGTGATGAATGGTCATCTATCAAAACTTGGAGGAGGAATTGGGACTCGTGGACCAGGAGAAACAAAATTAGAAACCGATCGTCGTCACTTACACCGTCAACAACTCCGAATTCAAAAAGAATTAAAAGAAGTCAAAAAACATCGTGAACTAGCACGTAAAAATCGAACACAAAATAGTGGTTTAAATATTGGGTTAGTAGGATATACAAATGCTGGGAAATCTACATTTTTAAACGTATTAACACAAGCAGAAACCTATGAAAAAGATGAATTATTTGCGACGTTAGATCCATTGACTCGTCAATATCGTCTAAAAGAAGGATTGAAAATGACGTTTACTGATACGGTAGGATTTATCCAAGATTTACCAACAACTTTAGTGGAAGCTTTCCATTCTACTTTAGAAGAAACACAAAATATGGATCTTTTATTTCATATTGTAGATGCTAGTAGCCCAGAACGAGATGAGCAAGAAAAGACGGTACTACGTTTACTAGACGAATTAGGTTGTCAGTCTATTCCTGTATTAACTATTTATAATAAAATGGACCAAGTGGCAGGAGACTTTGTTCCTACTCAATTTCCGCACTTATGCCTTTCTTTAAAAGAAAGAGGAGCAAAAGAAGAAATCGAAACAGGAATTATCAAATTTTTACAAGAAATTTGGCAACCTTATACGTATTCTCTTCCTGTTTCTGAAGTACAAAAACTATATGCATTGCAAGAGTTTACTTTAGTTGAAAAAATGGAGTTTTCAGAAGAAGAAACGTATAATATAACTGGATATGGAAATCAAAAATATGCATATTTATATGAAAAATAGGAGGGTATATTAATGAATCAACGAATTATTGAAGCGAATACTACTGGATTAAATCGTTTTTTTGGTGAAGTATATGCCAAAGTTGCCTTAGGAGTTGGTGTTAGTGCATTAGTAAGTTTTATTTTAATTTACTTCATGCCTAATGTTTTAGTTGCTTTTGCCAATAGTACTATTTTATGGATAGTACTTTGTATCGTAGAAATTATGCTTGTAATTTCTGCTGGACATCGTGCTTACAGTGGCAATTCCTCTGGAACGATGATGATGTATATGGTTTATAGTATCATCAATGCGTTAACATTGACCGTTGGTTTAACGATTGTGAGCAGTCCAAAAGTAATTGCACAAGCGTTCTTAGTTACAGCATTAATGTTTGTTGCGATGTCGATTTATGGTCGTACAACGAAACGTGATTTAAGTGCTTGGCGTAATTTCTTGATGGGAATCAGTTTAGGAGTCATTATCACGTTATTGGTAAACTTAATCTTAGGTAGTGGTGCTTTAAGCTTCTTCTGTTCTTTAGTTTCTGTAGCTTTATTTGCTGGATATATGGCTTATGATACACAAATGATTATCCGTTTATATCAAATGGCAAACTCAGAAACAAAATCAGGATTAGCTACTTATGGTGCGATGAATCTATACATGGATTTAATCGCGATGTTTATTAACTTACTACAAATTTTAGATGTGTTTAACAGTGATAATAATAATTAGGAGGATATGATGAAAGAAGCGTGGAAGAAATTTTATCACGAAGGATTCCATTGGCGTGGAGAAATTACACGAAGTGAATTCTTTTGGGTCTATCCTTTCTTATGTTTAGTTCCTATTTTAGCAATGCTTTGCTTAGCGGGATATTTATTTATGGATAATGCCTTTGGTTCCTTTTTAGCTACGTTAGGTTGCTTTTTAATCATTCTACATCTTATCCTAATTTACCCATCTTTTGTTTGGTTAGTAAAACGTTGGCGTAATGCAGGATGGAGTAACTTTGGTTGGTTGAGCATCTTTGCTTTATGGTATTGCACCTTTATGTCTGAACTGGCAACGCATGCAGAATGGTGGGCAACACTAATTCAGATTGTAGCTTGGTTAGTTTTATTGGTGAGTGTTTTTATTCCTACTCATCATCTAAAAGCAAACAAAAATCATCCATGGATGTCTATCTTTTTCCAAAAATAAAAAAAATCCTTTCTCAATTATGAGAAGGGATTTTTTTATGTTGAGTCTTTGTTATTCTTTTCGAACTCGTGCTATAATAGTAACATTGATAAGGATACGAAGAAAAAAATTACCTAAAAAGGTAAAGAAAGGGGAACTCTGTGAGTAAAATTAGAGTAATTCCTTTTGGTGGCGTTCGAGAGCATGGTCGCAAGCTCTATGCCATTGAAGTGGATCAAGATATTTATATTTGCGATTGTGGATTGAAGATTCCAGAAACAGAAATGTTAGGAGTCGATGTAGTTATTCCAGACTTTCGCTATTTAGTAGAAAATGAAGATCGTGTTTGTGGTGTCTTTTTAAGCCATGGACATGCGGATGCGATTGGCGCATTACCTTATTTATTAGAACAAATTCAAGTACCTGTTTTTGGTTCAGAATTAACGATTGCTTTAGCAAAAATGTATGTACGTAATTATGCACCAGCGAAAAAATTTAATGATTTCCATGTTGTAAATGAAGGAACAGAAATCGATTTTTCTTGTGCGACCATTTCTTTCTTTAAAACGACTCATTCCATTCCAGATTCATTAGGAATTGTCGTTCATACTAAAGAAGGAAATATTGTTTATACTGGAGATTTCAAATTTGATCAAAGTGCAAATCCAATGTACCAAACAGATTATGTCCATTTAGCTCAAATTGGAAGTCAAGAAGTATTATTACTACTTTCAGATTCAACAGGTGCGGATAACCCAGAACCTGTAGCAAGTGAACGTCAAATTGAAGAATCAATGAATGAAACCTTCCGCTATTGGGAAGGACGTATTATCGTTTCTTGTGTGGCAGGAAATATTCAACGCATTCAACAGATTTTAAATGCAGCTTATCAATCTTATCGCAAAGTAGTGATTATGGATGGAAACATCAATGAAATTTTACGTATTGCGATTGATCTTGGAAAATTAGAAGTGCCAAGTGATGATTTGATTATTAATTTAAAGCAAATGAAAAAATATCCAGATGACGAAATTGTGATTTTAGAAGCAGGCAATATGGGAGAGCCGATTAAGGCAATTCAAAAAATGGCCAAACAACAACATCGTCATGTCAATATTAAAGAAGGAGATTTAGTATATCTTGCGACAACTCCTTCTTTAGCTATGGAAATTTTTGTAGTTCAAACAGAAAACTTAATCTATAAAGCTGGTGGAGATGTAAAAGCAGTGTATGGTGATTTCCGTGCTTCTGGACATGGAGATCCTGATGATTTGCGTTTACTTTATAACCTATTAAAACCAAAAAGTTGTTTGCCAATCCAAGGCGAATATCGTGAATTACAAGCGAATGCAGATATTATGCATGAGCAAGGAATGCCTTGGTCTAATATCTTTATTGCTTCTTGTGGCGATATTATTGAATGGGATGAGAAAAAACAAAAATTTGTTATGACAGGTTCTGTTCCAGCAGAAAATGTCATGATTGATGGGTTAGGTGTTGGTGATATCGGAAATATCGTTTTACGAGACCGTAAAATTTTATCTGAAGATGGAATTTTTATTACAGTGGTAACCATCGATCGCAAAGCGAAAAAGATTATTACAAAACCGCAAATTACTTCTCGTGGCTTTGTCTATGTAAAAGCAAGTAAAGAATTGTTAAAAGAAGCGAGTCAAATGGTCACGCAAATCATTGAGCATTATTTGGCAGAGGATGACTTTGAATGGGCAGATATGAAGCAAGACATTAAAGACCAATTAAGTCGTTTCTTATTTGCACAAACAAGACGCCGTCCAGTAATTTTACCTGTAATTATGGAAGCAAATCCACAAAGAAAACGTCGTCATAAATCATAAAAGAAAGACTGGATTTCCAGTCTTTCTTTTGTTAGGGGGAATGAGATGTCAAAAAAACAAGATCATGTTCAAGAATATATTCGGAACTTAACACCCGGGCAACAGATTTCTGTACGTCAATTAGCACAATTATTACATGTGAGTGAAGGAGTCGCTTACCGTGGAATTCAAAAAGCAAAAGAAGAAGGAATTGTTTCTACTATTCCACGTGTAGGAACTGTGCGTATCAGTAATGAATCATTCAAAAAAGAACTTCATTATGCAGATATTGTTAAAATGATTGATGGGGTTGTATATAGTGGTAAAGATTATTTAGAAAAGCCATTAGAATATTTTATGATTGGGGCAATGGAAGAGGAAACGATGAAAAAATTCATGAAACCTCATGCTCTAATGATTGTAGGGAATCGAGAATATATTCAATTAGAATCTTTAAAACAAGGAATGGCAGTTTTAATTACAGGAGGTTTCCCACCTAGTGAAGGAATTAAAGCAGCTAGTGAATATTATCAATTTCCAGTGATTGGAACGAATTATGATACTTTTACTGTAGCAACAATGATCAATAAGGCATTAGGGGAACAAAAATTGATGCAATCAATTATTCAAGTAAAAGATGTCAAAATTCCAGTGCAACAAACGATTACTTTAGAAAAAGAAAATACGGTCGCTGATTATGAGGCGATTTGCCAAAACCAAAAAGTAATTCCAATTGTGGATGCTCAAAAAAGGGTAGAAGGACTAGTGAGTGAACGAGAAGTAAAAGGGAAGCCTCGTAATACTCCATTAGGGAAAATTATGCAAACAAAGATTGTTTTTGTCCGCAATCATTCTAATGTAGCTAGCGTAGCTCATTTATTGCTTTGGGATGAGTTTTCTTATTTACCTGTAGTTAAAGAAAATGGGGTGATTGATGGACTCGTTTCTAAAGAAATGATGCTAGAAGGCATTGAAAAACGAAAACAAAATCAACATTTAAAACAAAAAACAATTTTTGATACGCTCCATACCATTTTAGAAGAACGTATGACAGTAGATGGTCATCTTCGTTTTGCTGCTAAAGTACATCCAGGAATGATTCATAGTGATGGTACTTTGGCAGAAAGTGTCTTAACAGAATTAATTGTAGCTGTAGCTAAAAGAAAAGTACAAGAAGAATACATTGCGCATGATTTACAATTAGAAGAATTAAATGTGCATTTTTTTAAAGCAATTCCAGTAGCTGCAGAAATTGAATTAGAAGCAAAAATTTTAGGGATGCAACAAAATTTTATTAAAATGGAAGTAGAAATTTATCATAGTAAAGAAGTCGTTACAAAAGCTTATTTTGTAGCACATATTGTTTAGGAGGATTTTATGGATTTTACAAATTTATGGACAGAAATTAAAGCTGCACAAACAATTATTATTTGCCGTCATATCCATCCAGACCCAGATGCTTTAGGTTCTCAAGGAGGATTGGCAACTTTATTAAGTCAAGCTTTTCCAGATAAACGAGTTTTATGCTTTGGTTCTATGTCTAAAGATTTACAATATTTGAATCAAATGGATCGAGTAAAAGAAGAAGATTTTCAAGATGCCTTATTGATTACAACCGATACTGCCAATCTTGATCGCCTTGATGGAAAAGATTTTTTACCTTTAGCTAAAAAAGTATTAAAAATTGACCATCATCCTAATGAAGATCATTATGCAGATGAAGAATGGGTAGATACAAAAGCAAGTAGTACAAGTGAAATTATTTATGATTTTTATCATCAATTCAAAGAAGAATTAACTTTAACTCCAAAAGTAGCTTATCTTCTTTATGCAGGAATTGTTGGGGATACAGGTCGCTTTTTATTTAACAATACAACAAGTCACACTTTTGAAGTCGTAAGTGAATTAGTAAAACAACCTTTTGATGTCGCAAAACTAAATCGTCAATTTATCGAAAAAGAACGTAAAGTATTAAAACTAGAAGGTTATTTATTAGACCACTTCACATGCACCGAAGAAGGAGTGGGTTATTTTTATATTACCAATGAATTGATTGAACAATTTGGCTTAGAGCATGAAGATACAGCTTCTTGTGTTGGTTTAATGGGGAATGCTAAAGAAGTAAAAGTTTGGGTACTATTTTTAGAAAAGAAAGCTCATCCAGGAAATTACCGTTGTCGCTTACGCTCTAAAGAATTGCCAATCGTTGAAGTGGCTAAAGCTCATGAAGGAGGAGGACATCCTTTAGCTAGTGGCGCAAATGCTTACTCTTTAGAAGAAACAGAAGCAATCATTGAAGAATTAAAAGCGGTTGTAAAGGAGAAATAAGATGCCAGAATTACCAGAAGTAGAAACCGTTTGCCGTGGATTACGTCCTTTAGTACAAAACAGAATGATTAAAGAAGTAATCATTACTCGACCTTCGATTATTGAAGGAAAAGAAGAAGATTTTCGCCAAATAATGGTTGGAAAAACGATAAAAGGAATTGCTCGTCATGGAAAATATATCATTTTTATTTTGAATGAAGGGTATTTATTAAGTCATTTACGTATGGAAGGAAAATATCGAGTGACAAAAAAAGACGAGCCTCTAGAAAAACATACGCATGTTCGTTTTCTTTTAGACAATGGAGAAGAGTTACGTTATCAAGATGTGCGCGCTTTTGGTAAAATGTGCTATTTACCAAATAAAGAAGCTTTGATTACAGCCTTGTCCCATGTAGGAAAAGAGCCTTGGGATAAAAACGAAGAAGAATTTTACCAAGAACTAAAAAAATATCGTTCAGCCATTAAAAGTGTATTACTAAACCAAAAAGTAATTAGTGGCTTAGGAAATATCTATGTCGATGAAGTGTTATTTAAAGCTCAAGTCCATCCTGAAACAAAAGCGAATGAAATTACAAAAGAGGAAAGTGCAAGTATTTTAAAAGCGAGTCAAGAAATTTTGCAGGCGGCCATTGAAGCAGGAGGCTCAACAATCCACACTTATAAAAATGCGGAAGGGAAGTCTGGAGCTTACCAAAAACAATTACAAGTGTATGGAAAAAAAGGAGAACCTTGTCCACGATGTCAGACCCCAATTGAAAAAATTAAAGTTGGAGGAAGGGGGACGCACTTTTGTCCAAACTGTCAACCGATAAAATCTTAATTGGCTTAACAGGAAATATCGCTTGTGGCAAGTCCACAGTGGCTCAATATCTAAAAAAAGAAGGA is part of the Catellicoccus marimammalium M35/04/3 genome and harbors:
- the mutM gene encoding DNA-formamidopyrimidine glycosylase — protein: MPELPEVETVCRGLRPLVQNRMIKEVIITRPSIIEGKEEDFRQIMVGKTIKGIARHGKYIIFILNEGYLLSHLRMEGKYRVTKKDEPLEKHTHVRFLLDNGEELRYQDVRAFGKMCYLPNKEALITALSHVGKEPWDKNEEEFYQELKKYRSAIKSVLLNQKVISGLGNIYVDEVLFKAQVHPETKANEITKEESASILKASQEILQAAIEAGGSTIHTYKNAEGKSGAYQKQLQVYGKKGEPCPRCQTPIEKIKVGGRGTHFCPNCQPIKS
- a CDS encoding DHH family phosphoesterase, which translates into the protein MDFTNLWTEIKAAQTIIICRHIHPDPDALGSQGGLATLLSQAFPDKRVLCFGSMSKDLQYLNQMDRVKEEDFQDALLITTDTANLDRLDGKDFLPLAKKVLKIDHHPNEDHYADEEWVDTKASSTSEIIYDFYHQFKEELTLTPKVAYLLYAGIVGDTGRFLFNNTTSHTFEVVSELVKQPFDVAKLNRQFIEKERKVLKLEGYLLDHFTCTEEGVGYFYITNELIEQFGLEHEDTASCVGLMGNAKEVKVWVLFLEKKAHPGNYRCRLRSKELPIVEVAKAHEGGGHPLASGANAYSLEETEAIIEELKAVVKEK
- a CDS encoding ribonuclease J yields the protein MSKIRVIPFGGVREHGRKLYAIEVDQDIYICDCGLKIPETEMLGVDVVIPDFRYLVENEDRVCGVFLSHGHADAIGALPYLLEQIQVPVFGSELTIALAKMYVRNYAPAKKFNDFHVVNEGTEIDFSCATISFFKTTHSIPDSLGIVVHTKEGNIVYTGDFKFDQSANPMYQTDYVHLAQIGSQEVLLLLSDSTGADNPEPVASERQIEESMNETFRYWEGRIIVSCVAGNIQRIQQILNAAYQSYRKVVIMDGNINEILRIAIDLGKLEVPSDDLIINLKQMKKYPDDEIVILEAGNMGEPIKAIQKMAKQQHRHVNIKEGDLVYLATTPSLAMEIFVVQTENLIYKAGGDVKAVYGDFRASGHGDPDDLRLLYNLLKPKSCLPIQGEYRELQANADIMHEQGMPWSNIFIASCGDIIEWDEKKQKFVMTGSVPAENVMIDGLGVGDIGNIVLRDRKILSEDGIFITVVTIDRKAKKIITKPQITSRGFVYVKASKELLKEASQMVTQIIEHYLAEDDFEWADMKQDIKDQLSRFLFAQTRRRPVILPVIMEANPQRKRRHKS
- a CDS encoding Bax inhibitor-1/YccA family protein, producing the protein MNQRIIEANTTGLNRFFGEVYAKVALGVGVSALVSFILIYFMPNVLVAFANSTILWIVLCIVEIMLVISAGHRAYSGNSSGTMMMYMVYSIINALTLTVGLTIVSSPKVIAQAFLVTALMFVAMSIYGRTTKRDLSAWRNFLMGISLGVIITLLVNLILGSGALSFFCSLVSVALFAGYMAYDTQMIIRLYQMANSETKSGLATYGAMNLYMDLIAMFINLLQILDVFNSDNNN
- a CDS encoding DRTGG domain-containing protein: MSKKQDHVQEYIRNLTPGQQISVRQLAQLLHVSEGVAYRGIQKAKEEGIVSTIPRVGTVRISNESFKKELHYADIVKMIDGVVYSGKDYLEKPLEYFMIGAMEEETMKKFMKPHALMIVGNREYIQLESLKQGMAVLITGGFPPSEGIKAASEYYQFPVIGTNYDTFTVATMINKALGEQKLMQSIIQVKDVKIPVQQTITLEKENTVADYEAICQNQKVIPIVDAQKRVEGLVSEREVKGKPRNTPLGKIMQTKIVFVRNHSNVASVAHLLLWDEFSYLPVVKENGVIDGLVSKEMMLEGIEKRKQNQHLKQKTIFDTLHTILEERMTVDGHLRFAAKVHPGMIHSDGTLAESVLTELIVAVAKRKVQEEYIAHDLQLEELNVHFFKAIPVAAEIELEAKILGMQQNFIKMEVEIYHSKEVVTKAYFVAHIV
- the hflX gene encoding GTPase HflX; translation: MVEKLTKERVLVCGAYTQKEKEHFQSSMEELKRLVETAQGEVIVENIQHREDIDQKTVLGKGKIAEIQEQVIAENIDLVVVNTSLTPRQLANLEEILPCRVIDRTQLILDIFALRARSKEGKLQVAKAQIDYLLPRLTVMNGHLSKLGGGIGTRGPGETKLETDRRHLHRQQLRIQKELKEVKKHRELARKNRTQNSGLNIGLVGYTNAGKSTFLNVLTQAETYEKDELFATLDPLTRQYRLKEGLKMTFTDTVGFIQDLPTTLVEAFHSTLEETQNMDLLFHIVDASSPERDEQEKTVLRLLDELGCQSIPVLTIYNKMDQVAGDFVPTQFPHLCLSLKERGAKEEIETGIIKFLQEIWQPYTYSLPVSEVQKLYALQEFTLVEKMEFSEEETYNITGYGNQKYAYLYEK